The following coding sequences are from one Saprospiraceae bacterium window:
- a CDS encoding helix-turn-helix transcriptional regulator yields the protein MDTFDKRMAALHKVRKMTQEELAKLLNTSISVIGRYERDEMTPSIDVAKNISSHLSTTVGYLLGETDKADLFKNPIMLQRLCESDKMDINDKSHILHVLEGFIKSVKFKNIAAL from the coding sequence ATGGATACTTTCGATAAAAGAATGGCGGCTCTCCACAAGGTAAGAAAGATGACACAAGAAGAATTAGCTAAACTTCTTAATACTTCTATTTCAGTAATTGGCAGGTATGAAAGGGACGAGATGACCCCAAGTATTGATGTGGCTAAAAATATTTCAAGCCATTTGAGTACTACTGTGGGCTATCTTTTAGGAGAAACGGACAAAGCTGATTTATTTAAAAATCCTATTATGTTACAACGTCTTTGTGAGTCCGACAAAATGGATATCAATGATAAAAGTCATATTCTCCATGTTCTAGAAGGTTTTATTAAATCTGTTAAATTTAAAAATATTGCTGCTCTATGA
- a CDS encoding type II toxin-antitoxin system RelE/ParE family toxin, with amino-acid sequence MPYSLEFSKQALKELEKINEPFYSNIKEAISKLTENPRPNGYKKLSGRDAYRIRIGDYRVIYDIFDTKLIIEIVTLGHRKDIYE; translated from the coding sequence ATGCCTTACTCATTAGAGTTCAGCAAACAGGCTCTCAAAGAATTAGAAAAAATTAACGAGCCATTTTACTCCAATATAAAAGAAGCTATTTCTAAGCTTACAGAAAATCCACGTCCCAACGGTTACAAAAAACTGAGTGGCAGAGATGCTTACAGAATTAGAATTGGCGACTACCGCGTTATCTACGATATTTTTGATACCAAACTTATTATTGAAATTGTAACACTAGGTCATCGAAAAGATATTTATGAATAA
- a CDS encoding Txe/YoeB family addiction module toxin, producing MEVIFLPDAEEDLQYWIFTANKTILKKIAQLIDDIKIHPYSGVGKPEPLKYNLSGAWSRRISKEHRLVYEVVNDTVLILSAKGHYF from the coding sequence ATGGAAGTAATCTTCCTGCCTGATGCCGAAGAAGATCTTCAGTATTGGATTTTTACCGCCAATAAAACCATACTTAAAAAAATTGCTCAACTCATTGATGATATAAAAATTCATCCATATTCTGGTGTTGGTAAACCCGAACCACTTAAATATAATCTATCTGGTGCTTGGTCTCGCAGGATATCTAAAGAACATAGGCTAGTTTATGAAGTCGTCAATGATACTGTCTTGATTCTCTCTGCTAAAGGACACTATTTTTAG
- a CDS encoding RHS repeat-associated core domain-containing protein, whose translation MKLKDGVGTTVLENHYTFDLIGNILSMENVAGVIPGSQLGGPSLQSYGYDQFNRLATANGSWTGSSNAPAGSNQSAEYSLSMDYGPMHRILSKTQNHELDGNVQEANSYANQYEYQVSGKPNAVSRISRVVGGQTQEELFDYDANGNAVSHTFGGGAVGEDRMMLWDETNMMKAIRMGELSFYHNIYDGTGTRVMKGIGDIDVMTVGGQQQLSATTGNYTVYVSPYVTINAHGMLSKHYYAGDDKLATRLAGEAADFDSGTPLSGQNTGSLAARQEDDLQHVYDEFGLGTVDIENLPPAMDDCESQGDCAQVLYYYHKDHIGSSSMVTDGTGAVYQYLLYLPFGESMAEQKLGGYSSRYRFTGKELDPLSGLYDFGARYYDPRLSVWFGVDPLAEKYPAWSPFSYTLNNPIRFTDPTGMGVEGDIYNNKGVHIGNDGKVDDKVYVKLTTDDTQMSQTDALAATTMASTTTGVSSTIDITGNTGITHSEFVQYAANVNNEAPYESQDEKDKVGSAINNRKETSTQGGTWQRTLDRIMFSSDTHEKKMQPDRANPKSGNVPGTKIPMSNVGTENYQNFINASTSERNASSSMTGSTKAAINGLIGPDKVKGANMWYGLGQGNGNHFYKEKKK comes from the coding sequence ATGAAGTTAAAGGATGGAGTGGGTACAACAGTATTGGAAAATCATTATACCTTTGACTTGATAGGCAATATACTGAGCATGGAGAATGTAGCAGGGGTGATACCGGGTAGCCAACTGGGAGGACCGAGTCTTCAGAGCTACGGGTATGACCAGTTCAACAGGTTGGCTACGGCCAACGGCAGTTGGACAGGCAGCAGCAATGCACCTGCAGGGAGCAACCAGAGTGCAGAGTATAGTCTGAGTATGGACTATGGACCGATGCATCGGATCCTAAGCAAGACACAGAATCACGAGCTGGATGGCAATGTGCAAGAAGCCAACAGCTATGCCAATCAGTACGAATACCAGGTGAGCGGCAAGCCCAATGCGGTGAGCAGGATCAGCCGTGTGGTGGGAGGCCAGACACAAGAGGAACTCTTTGACTATGACGCCAATGGCAATGCAGTGAGCCACACTTTCGGTGGAGGTGCTGTGGGTGAGGATCGGATGATGCTGTGGGATGAGACGAACATGATGAAGGCCATCCGTATGGGAGAGCTGTCTTTCTACCACAATATCTATGACGGTACGGGCACACGGGTGATGAAAGGTATAGGAGATATAGATGTGATGACAGTGGGCGGGCAGCAGCAGCTGAGTGCCACTACGGGCAACTATACGGTATATGTGAGTCCCTATGTGACGATCAATGCGCATGGTATGCTGAGCAAGCACTACTATGCAGGAGATGACAAGCTGGCCACGCGGCTGGCGGGTGAAGCAGCAGACTTTGATAGTGGCACACCACTGAGTGGACAGAATACCGGCAGCTTGGCAGCAAGGCAGGAGGACGATCTGCAGCATGTGTATGACGAGTTTGGCCTTGGGACGGTGGATATAGAGAATCTACCACCTGCTATGGACGACTGCGAGTCACAGGGAGACTGTGCGCAGGTGTTGTATTACTACCACAAGGATCATATCGGCAGCAGCAGTATGGTGACCGACGGCACTGGTGCGGTGTACCAGTATCTGTTGTACCTGCCATTTGGAGAGAGTATGGCTGAGCAGAAGCTGGGGGGCTATAGCTCGCGATATCGCTTCACGGGCAAGGAGCTTGACCCATTGAGTGGCTTGTATGACTTTGGAGCGCGCTACTACGATCCGAGGCTGAGTGTGTGGTTTGGTGTCGATCCACTGGCAGAGAAGTATCCAGCGTGGAGTCCATTCTCATACACACTCAATAACCCTATAAGATTTACTGATCCTACAGGTATGGGAGTGGAAGGAGACATCTATAATAACAAAGGTGTTCATATCGGAAATGACGGGAAAGTAGATGATAAGGTCTATGTGAAACTCACAACAGATGATACTCAAATGAGTCAAACAGATGCATTAGCGGCAACAACGATGGCATCAACTACAACAGGTGTATCAAGTACAATTGACATCACGGGGAATACAGGGATTACTCATTCTGAATTTGTTCAGTATGCAGCCAACGTTAACAATGAAGCACCTTACGAATCGCAAGATGAGAAAGACAAAGTTGGCTCTGCAATTAATAATAGAAAGGAGACTAGTACTCAAGGTGGAACATGGCAGCGTACACTTGATAGGATAATGTTTAGTTCCGATACACATGAAAAGAAGATGCAACCTGATAGAGCTAATCCTAAATCAGGTAATGTCCCAGGTACAAAAATCCCTATGAGTAATGTAGGAACTGAAAATTATCAAAATTTTATTAATGCTTCAACAAGTGAAAGAAATGCGAGTTCATCAATGACAGGCTCAACTAAAGCTGCAATAAATGGTTTAATAGGTCCAGATAAAGTTAAAGGAGCCAACATGTGGTATGGGTTAGGTCAAGGAAATGGAAATCATTTTTATAAAGAGAAAAAGAAATAG
- a CDS encoding helix-turn-helix transcriptional regulator: protein MDIASKYFYQNTVLIWQSPENESTECRKVEGFTRKKLAEKIGTSGPIVGRYESGDMMPSIEFASNIAEALEVSLDFFVGNSSILVKDKNILNFIEEITGNV from the coding sequence ATGGACATTGCTTCAAAATACTTTTACCAGAATACAGTATTGATTTGGCAATCTCCAGAAAATGAATCCACAGAATGTAGAAAAGTCGAAGGCTTCACCAGAAAAAAACTGGCAGAGAAGATCGGAACTTCTGGCCCTATTGTAGGTCGCTATGAAAGTGGTGATATGATGCCCTCTATTGAGTTCGCAAGCAATATTGCTGAGGCTCTTGAAGTAAGTCTGGATTTCTTTGTCGGTAATTCCTCCATCCTTGTCAAAGACAAAAACATCCTCAACTTCATTGAAGAAATTACTGGTAATGTTTAA
- a CDS encoding RHS repeat-associated core domain-containing protein, translating into MMVREIEVHTESMAEQKLGGYSSRYRFTGKELDPLSGLYDFGARYYDPRLSVWFGVDPMADGHPDYAAYLYTANNPIVYFDPDGQDWVISKSIINNKEHYTIGFKGAILNSSGSKLDMAALKKNLTASIANVYNSQNIEGGATVSVNIDLRVITSESEIQSNDHLISVYSNSEFESITEKGVTGVADAYGKKIGISENTANAIICGDNSRTVPHELGHTAGLQHPDVDPKGLANYYDLKDDNNLMYGRSKGGGHQLGSKLKSNQIESMYNNFKSGKLNKNTIFNNGIIERIINWKNGKTEISKTYNDF; encoded by the coding sequence ATGATGGTTCGAGAGATAGAAGTTCATACTGAGAGTATGGCTGAGCAGAAGCTGGGGGGCTATAGCTCGCGATATCGCTTCACTGGCAAGGAGCTTGACCCATTGAGTGGCTTGTATGACTTTGGAGCGCGCTACTACGATCCGAGGCTGAGTGTGTGGTTTGGTGTCGATCCGATGGCAGATGGGCATCCTGACTATGCGGCATATTTGTATACTGCTAATAATCCAATAGTATATTTTGATCCTGATGGGCAAGATTGGGTTATTTCTAAGTCAATTATTAATAATAAAGAACATTATACTATTGGATTTAAAGGAGCAATATTAAATAGCTCAGGTTCGAAGTTAGATATGGCGGCTTTAAAGAAAAATCTGACCGCTTCAATAGCAAATGTGTATAATTCTCAAAATATAGAAGGTGGAGCTACAGTTTCAGTGAATATTGATTTGCGAGTTATTACTTCTGAATCAGAAATTCAATCAAATGATCATTTAATTAGTGTTTATTCTAATTCTGAGTTTGAAAGTATAACAGAGAAAGGTGTAACTGGAGTTGCAGATGCATATGGAAAGAAGATTGGAATCTCCGAAAATACTGCAAATGCAATTATTTGTGGGGATAATAGTAGGACTGTTCCACATGAACTTGGGCATACTGCAGGGCTACAACATCCGGATGTTGATCCAAAAGGATTGGCCAACTATTATGATCTTAAAGATGATAATAACTTAATGTATGGGCGATCGAAAGGAGGAGGTCATCAATTGGGTTCTAAATTGAAATCAAATCAAATAGAATCAATGTATAATAATTTCAAATCTGGTAAGCTGAACAAAAATACAATTTTCAATAACGGAATAATTGAGCGTATTATAAATTGGAAAAATGGTAAGACTGAGATTAGCAAAACTTATAATGATTTTTAA